In the genome of Candidatus Neomarinimicrobiota bacterium, the window CATGGTTTGCTCATGCGTATTAAAAGGGGCTTGTACCATATAATCCCCTATGAAAGCGAATCAGAAAGCTATTTGCCAGACTGGCATCTACTCGCTGAACCTCTGACGAGAGGGAGAGAGCATTACATTGGATATTATTCTGCGCTTCAGATTCACAACTTGATCACGCAGCCATCCTTGAAAGAACAAATTGTCGTATCACGACAAATGAAGCCATCGAAAATGACTATCAGAGGAACGACCTTTCAGTTTATCTATCACAATCCAAAGCGATTCTTCGGCGGAAAGGAAAGCTGGATTAATAGCTTTGACAAGGTGAAGTGCTCAGATCTTGAAAAGACAATAATTGACTGTCTGTACAAACCGGAATATGCTGGGGGAATTACTGAGATTGCAAAGGCGATCTATATGGCAAGGGAGAAACTGGATTTCTTGAAACTGCTGAGCTATACGGAACGCTTCAAGTCACAAGCCGTGATCAAGCGATTGGGTTATTTACTGGAACTTATGCAAATCCCAACAGATGCTATTGAAATTCTACATTCAAGGAGGACGGCTTCGTATGTCATATTGGACACGGAAGTGCCCGCTTCCGGTACGTTTCTAAGTAGGTGGAGAATACAGAAGAATGTAGATCCTCAGACAATTCTTGAAGCGAGATTCACATGATCCGACCTGGTGAAATCCAGCAAAAAGCTAATAGGCTTGGTGTGCGTGATCAACAGATCGAGAAGGATTACATCCTCTCCTGGATTTTACAGGGGATCTCTCAACATGAGGAACTATCAAGAACCCTTGCTTTCAAAGGGGGCACCGTTCTTAAAAAGTCTACTTCGAGGACTATCGCTTTTCGGAGGATCTGGAGTTTACTCTACTGGACGAGGGTGTTGACAGCAAGACGATATTGGACTGGTTTACTGATGTTTTCAAGTTCGTCAAAGAGGCCGCAAATATTCCACTAAATCTCATAGACACAAATGA includes:
- a CDS encoding transcriptional regulator, with the translated sequence MKNKPVSTLSSTVLNHFNSLNKVVFETEELESVLPESSRGAIRNLLSSMVKHGLLMRIKRGLYHIIPYESESESYLPDWHLLAEPLTRGREHYIGYYSALQIHNLITQPSLKEQIVVSRQMKPSKMTIRGTTFQFIYHNPKRFFGGKESWINSFDKVKCSDLEKTIIDCLYKPEYAGGITEIAKAIYMAREKLDFLKLLSYTERFKSQAVIKRLGYLLELMQIPTDAIEILHSRRTASYVILDTEVPASGTFLSRWRIQKNVDPQTILEARFT